One Streptomyces hundungensis DNA segment encodes these proteins:
- a CDS encoding NUDIX hydrolase, whose product MLLYMSNATQEGASMSLHSVSVAGVVVREDGRVLVIRRADNGAWEAPGGVLELDEQPEAGACREVLEETGLQVEAVRLTGVYKNMARGVVALVFLCRPVGGEERTSSESVEVRWFTRSEIESHMTEAYAVRVLDALDLEAPPVRTHDGRRLLREPTASGSGIAS is encoded by the coding sequence ATGCTCCTATACATGAGTAACGCTACCCAGGAAGGTGCGTCAATGTCGCTTCACTCGGTTTCGGTCGCGGGCGTGGTCGTTCGCGAAGACGGCCGCGTGCTGGTCATTCGGCGTGCCGACAACGGCGCCTGGGAGGCGCCGGGCGGTGTCCTGGAACTCGACGAGCAGCCCGAGGCCGGCGCGTGCCGCGAAGTCCTGGAAGAGACAGGTCTCCAGGTTGAAGCTGTGCGGCTGACTGGCGTCTACAAGAACATGGCGCGTGGTGTCGTTGCGCTCGTGTTCCTGTGTCGCCCTGTAGGGGGTGAGGAGAGGACGTCCAGCGAGTCGGTTGAGGTCCGCTGGTTCACCCGGAGTGAGATCGAGAGCCACATGACCGAGGCCTACGCGGTGCGAGTCCTCGACGCGTTGGACTTGGAGGCGCCGCCCGTGCGAACGCATGACGGTCGTCGATTGCTCCGGGAGCCGACCGCCTCCGGGTCCGGTATCGCGTCCTGA
- a CDS encoding GntR family transcriptional regulator, which produces MGTTASRDSGQPRYLQIADDLAQQIRAGVLKPGEKVPSESELMTRYSVSQGTARKAVAELRPTGLIDTLHGKGSFVKSQPPVRRKSSDRFRRSHRRAGKAAYIAETEQAGKKPGVTVLYIGPVEAADEIAERLDVPAGTKVLARRRLYFSDGTPTEEATSYLPWDIAKDIPELFEENPGGGGIYARLEENGHVLKEFVETVRARLATKQETGALSLSPGSPVIHLTRSAETEAGRIVEVCDTIMAADQFVLDYRIPAGD; this is translated from the coding sequence ATGGGCACTACAGCCTCTAGGGACTCGGGTCAGCCACGGTACCTACAGATCGCGGACGACCTTGCCCAGCAGATCAGGGCGGGTGTCCTCAAGCCGGGGGAGAAGGTACCCAGCGAGTCGGAACTCATGACCCGGTATTCGGTCTCCCAGGGCACGGCGCGCAAGGCAGTCGCCGAGCTGCGCCCCACAGGACTGATCGACACCCTTCACGGCAAGGGGTCGTTCGTTAAGAGCCAGCCCCCAGTGCGACGCAAGTCGTCCGACCGGTTCCGGCGCTCTCACCGCCGAGCAGGCAAGGCGGCTTACATCGCCGAGACAGAGCAGGCAGGTAAGAAGCCGGGCGTCACCGTCTTGTACATCGGTCCCGTCGAGGCCGCAGACGAGATCGCCGAGCGGCTGGACGTACCGGCTGGCACCAAGGTGCTCGCCAGGCGACGCCTGTACTTCAGCGACGGAACTCCCACGGAGGAAGCGACTTCCTACCTGCCCTGGGACATTGCAAAGGACATTCCCGAACTCTTCGAGGAGAACCCGGGCGGTGGCGGCATCTATGCACGGCTCGAAGAGAACGGCCACGTCCTGAAGGAGTTCGTCGAAACGGTACGGGCTCGACTCGCCACGAAGCAGGAGACCGGGGCGCTCAGCCTCAGCCCAGGGTCCCCCGTCATCCACCTGACTCGAAGTGCCGAGACAGAAGCAGGCCGGATCGTCGAGGTCTGCGACACGATCATGGCCGCTGACCAGTTCGTTCTCGACTACCGCATCCCCGCCGGGGACTAA
- the phoU gene encoding phosphate signaling complex protein PhoU produces MRDAYHEELDSIGEGLVEMARLVGSAVGRATTAMLDADLKLAESVIAADQKVDDLQHDLEARAIALLARQQPVATDLRIVVTSLRMSADLERSGDLAQHVAKLTRLRYPERAVPHDLHATILEMGQLAQRLMAKAAEVIITKDVDLALQLEQDDDDMDLLHRTLFQHLMDDRWKHGIETAVDVTLLGRYYERFADHAVSVAKRVVYLVTGEHADELQPPTQPEGA; encoded by the coding sequence ATGCGGGACGCGTACCACGAGGAACTCGACTCGATCGGCGAGGGCCTGGTCGAGATGGCCCGGCTCGTCGGGTCGGCGGTCGGGCGCGCCACCACGGCCATGCTCGACGCCGACCTCAAGCTCGCCGAGAGCGTGATCGCGGCCGACCAGAAGGTCGACGATCTCCAGCACGACCTGGAGGCCCGCGCGATAGCACTGCTGGCCCGCCAGCAGCCGGTCGCCACCGATCTGCGGATCGTCGTGACGTCGCTGCGCATGAGCGCGGACCTGGAGCGCTCGGGCGACCTGGCCCAACACGTGGCTAAGCTGACCCGGCTGCGTTACCCGGAGCGCGCCGTACCGCACGACCTGCACGCCACCATCCTGGAGATGGGCCAGCTCGCCCAGCGCCTGATGGCGAAGGCGGCCGAGGTCATCATCACCAAGGACGTCGACCTGGCCCTCCAACTGGAGCAGGACGACGACGACATGGACCTGCTGCACCGCACGCTGTTCCAGCACCTGATGGACGACCGCTGGAAGCACGGCATCGAGACGGCCGTCGACGTGACGCTGCTCGGCCGCTACTACGAGCGCTTCGCCGACCACGCGGTCTCGGTCGCCAAGCGCGTCGTCTACCTGGTCACGGGCGAGCACGCCGACGAACTCCAGCCGCCGACGCAGCCCGAGGGGGCCTGA